One uncultured Gellertiella sp. genomic window carries:
- a CDS encoding calcium-binding protein yields the protein MPTSYDTPKYVLPPGIDAPPPDGTPGYDFKSEYYPDGVGQFEPYFGFQPVPVPDGTHLVFRPAFNDPFYKDYFAFYINGGNLTDWIWGGKYGDHLNGGGGADYLFGGDGGDTLDGGDGADHMYGGQGDDNYIVNDAGDITDETDGHGNDLGGVDTVTASVSWTLGDHIEKLVLSNTAQDIDGTGNALDNVITGNDFRNVLHGMDGLDTLYGGKGDDTLFGDKGDDRLYGGEGNDELHGGDDNDTLEGGIGNDTLFGDKGDDTLEGGLGDDELHGGDGNDTLDAGEGSNTLFGDAGNDTLTGGTGADELHGGDDNDTLYGGDGKDTLDGDDGNDLLDGGAGADVMHGGRGNDTYYVDDSGDVVSESDGDGVDIVYSSVTFLLPEGVDNLVLTGHDDTNGTGNALDNTITGNDGNNVLTGGDGNDTIDGGEGDDTIYGGKGNDTYIIDSYKDIVSEKGAKGKDSGGIDTIIASVSWTLAAGFENLTLTGHLNRFGWGNGLSNVIIGNVGRNHLYGYAGNDTLDGGKGGDFLYGGKGNDTYVVDDVKDIVDERGAKNRDSGGVDTVKSSITWSLNTTLGAYIENLTLTGSDAINGEGNAKANTVIGNNGVNILWGFAGNDILDGGKGADFLHGGLGNDTYVVDDIKDVCDESTNGGGIDTVKASVSFELKSLLLENLTLTGTDTINGTGNDGANVMIGNSGNNNLKGFGGNDRIDGGLGNDILTGGTGSDKFVFSTKLDALHNVDTITDFSVTDDRILLSHSIFSRLNYVKKTHGNVLGKTEFVSNATGEATHAKDRIVYDNTTGKLYYDYDGTGHGAAVQIAQLDAHLALVAKDFLVF from the coding sequence ATGCCCACGTCCTATGACACCCCGAAATATGTTCTTCCCCCCGGCATCGACGCGCCGCCGCCGGATGGCACGCCGGGCTATGATTTCAAGAGCGAGTACTATCCGGATGGTGTCGGCCAGTTCGAACCCTATTTCGGCTTCCAGCCTGTTCCGGTTCCCGATGGCACCCACCTGGTTTTCCGCCCGGCCTTCAATGATCCCTTTTACAAGGATTACTTTGCCTTTTACATCAATGGAGGCAACCTGACCGACTGGATATGGGGTGGCAAATATGGTGATCATCTCAACGGTGGTGGCGGCGCCGATTATCTGTTCGGTGGAGATGGCGGGGATACTCTCGACGGCGGCGACGGTGCCGACCATATGTATGGCGGGCAGGGAGATGACAATTATATTGTCAATGATGCCGGGGATATCACGGACGAGACGGATGGTCATGGCAATGATCTCGGTGGCGTGGATACGGTCACGGCCAGCGTCTCCTGGACGCTTGGCGACCACATCGAAAAACTGGTGCTGAGCAACACGGCCCAGGATATCGACGGCACCGGCAATGCGCTCGACAATGTCATCACCGGCAATGACTTCCGGAATGTCCTGCACGGGATGGACGGGCTGGATACGCTCTATGGCGGCAAGGGCGATGACACGCTGTTTGGCGACAAGGGCGACGACAGGCTCTATGGCGGCGAAGGCAATGACGAGCTGCATGGCGGCGATGACAACGACACGCTGGAGGGCGGTATCGGCAATGACACGCTTTTCGGTGACAAGGGCGACGACACGCTGGAGGGCGGGCTCGGCGACGACGAGCTGCACGGCGGCGACGGCAATGACACGCTGGATGCAGGCGAGGGCAGCAACACGCTGTTTGGCGATGCCGGCAATGACACGCTGACCGGCGGAACCGGGGCCGACGAGCTGCATGGCGGCGATGACAATGACACGCTTTACGGCGGCGACGGCAAGGACACGCTTGATGGCGATGACGGCAATGACCTGCTGGATGGCGGAGCCGGGGCCGATGTGATGCATGGCGGCCGCGGCAATGACACCTATTACGTTGATGATTCCGGCGATGTCGTCAGCGAATCCGACGGCGATGGCGTCGATATCGTCTATTCCTCGGTCACCTTCCTGTTGCCCGAGGGCGTCGACAACCTGGTGCTGACCGGCCATGACGACACCAATGGCACCGGCAATGCGCTGGACAACACCATTACCGGCAATGACGGCAACAATGTCCTCACCGGCGGCGACGGCAATGACACGATCGATGGTGGCGAAGGCGATGACACCATCTATGGCGGCAAGGGCAACGACACCTATATCATCGATTCCTACAAGGACATCGTCTCGGAAAAGGGGGCGAAGGGCAAGGACAGCGGCGGCATCGACACGATCATCGCCTCGGTCAGCTGGACGCTGGCGGCCGGCTTTGAAAACCTCACCCTGACCGGCCACCTCAACCGTTTCGGCTGGGGCAACGGGCTGAGCAACGTGATCATCGGCAATGTCGGCCGCAACCACCTCTATGGCTATGCCGGAAATGACACGCTGGATGGCGGCAAGGGCGGCGATTTCCTCTATGGCGGCAAGGGCAACGACACCTATGTGGTGGATGACGTCAAGGATATCGTCGACGAACGGGGTGCGAAGAACCGCGACAGCGGCGGCGTCGACACCGTGAAATCCTCCATCACCTGGTCGCTCAACACCACGCTTGGGGCCTATATCGAAAACCTGACGCTGACAGGCAGCGACGCGATCAACGGCGAAGGCAATGCCAAGGCCAACACCGTCATCGGCAATAACGGCGTCAACATCCTCTGGGGATTTGCCGGCAACGATATTCTCGACGGCGGCAAGGGGGCCGACTTCCTGCATGGCGGCCTCGGCAACGACACCTATGTCGTCGATGACATCAAGGATGTCTGCGATGAATCCACCAATGGCGGCGGCATCGACACGGTGAAGGCTTCGGTGAGCTTTGAGCTCAAATCCCTGCTGCTCGAAAATCTCACCCTGACCGGCACCGACACCATCAATGGTACCGGCAATGACGGTGCCAATGTGATGATCGGCAACAGCGGCAACAACAACCTGAAGGGTTTTGGCGGCAACGACCGGATCGATGGCGGGCTCGGCAACGATATCCTGACCGGTGGAACCGGCAGCGACAAATTCGTCTTTTCCACCAAGCTTGATGCCCTGCACAATGTCGACACGATCACCGATTTTTCCGTCACCGATGACAGGATCCTGCTGTCCCATTCCATCTTCAGCAGATTGAATTACGTCAAGAAGACCCATGGCAATGTGCTTGGCAAGACCGAGTTCGTCAGCAATGCCACCGGCGAGGCCACCCATGCCAAGGACCGGATCGTCTACGACAATACAACCGGCAAGCTCTACTATGATTATGACGGCACCGGCCACGGTGCCGCCGTCCAGATCGCCCAGCTGGACGCCCACCTGGCGCTGGTGGCCAAGGATTTCCTGGTGTTCTGA
- a CDS encoding calcium-binding protein, producing the protein MTISSALQVMDALNGSDNGTATPAMQAENLFTGGMGSDIYTVTSPDDVVDESGGGGLDVVYTSVSFNLADPLHARGDIEDVYLTGSADINATGNALDNALLGNAGNNVLDGGAGNDVLIGGEGDDTLFGGVGDDHLLGSSGNDQLHGGDGDDTLEGGDGSDTLYGGDGDDLLHGGAGDDVLYGGDGVDELFGEGGADTMVGGNGNDLYYVDDAGDIVDETGTDGNDTIFTTISLSLAEGDHVRGLVENLHLLGTDNINGTGNDLNNVILGNVGDNQLFGGKGDDTLSGDVGNDTLYGGDGNDLVGGDDGNDILYGGAGKDYLNGGTGNDTLFGDAGDDHLQGGSGDDTLYGGDGNDILDGGTGQDLMQGGKGDDAYWVDSAYDVVDETGGDGIDTVYASISWSLAESGHVKGQVENLTLTGSDNIDGTGNDLDNVLTGNAGNNTLDGGAGNDTLFGGAGDDHLLGSSGNDQLHGGDGDDTLEGGDGSDTLYGGDGDDLLHGGAGDDVLYGGDGVDELFGEGGADTMVGGNGNDLYYVDDAGDIVDETGTDGNDTIFTTISLSLAEGDHVRGLVENLHLLGTDNINGTGNDLNNVILGNVGDNQLFGGKGDDTLSGDVGNDTLYGGDGNDLVGGDDGNDILYGGAGKDYLNGGTGNDTLFGDAGDDHLQGGSGDDTLYGGDGNDILDGGTGQDLMQGGKGDDAYWVDSAYDVVDETGGDGIDTVYASISWSLAESGHVKGQVENLTLTGSDNIDGTGNDLDNVLTGNAGNNTLDGGAGNDTLFGGAGDDHLLGSSGNDQLHGGDGDDTLEGGDGSDTLYGGDGDDLLHGGAGDDVLYGGDGVDLLYGGAGDDLLYGGDGADTLSGGDGFDVLSGGAGNDTLYGGDGGDQLDGGTGVDQMAGGRGDDIYFVDNAFDTVDETGGDGEDSVYSSVSFNLADGVQAKGDVEEVWLTGQNDIDATGNGLNNVLTGNDGNNHLYGGAGDDTLFGGAGIDVLNGGDGNDKLYGGTGNDGLDGGAGNDTLDGGAGEDGLSGGSGNDTLSGGAGADFLFGGDGNDILNGGEGSDVINGGKGDDAYWVDSAYDVVDETGGDGIDTVYASISWNLAESGHVKGQVENLTLTGSDNIDGTGNDLDNVLTGNDASNNLYGGKGDDTLSGLRGNDSLYGGDGADTLFGGDGLDDLHGGAGDDALHGGDGTDYLDGDDGQDQLYGDAGDDFLAGDAGNDTLRGGAGNDELDGGTGADTLYGGSGNDTYWVDSDNDVVDETGASGTDIVYSWISFDLSDTAHVKGDVENLGLVGKANLNATGNGLGNVISGNDGSNQLHGGGGNDTLYGGLGNDTLYGDEGNDTLNGGAGKDALSGGVGNDGLIGGDGDDRLDGGQGDDRMSGGNGNDIYLVDSAGDFVDEAGSGGIDTVLSSVSFTLGAGVENLTLTGSDKINGSGNSLANVLIGNAGQNSLNGGAGDDRMSGGLGNDILTGGTGRDSFVFDTALNGKTNVDRITDFSVADDTVLLDHHIFTSLHVGALLASGFAARAGGLATHAGERIVYDSSSGKLWYDADGSGSGAAIQIATLTAHLKLTALDFQVF; encoded by the coding sequence ATGACGATCAGCAGCGCTTTGCAGGTGATGGACGCGCTCAACGGGAGCGATAATGGCACGGCAACACCCGCCATGCAGGCGGAAAACCTGTTTACGGGTGGCATGGGCAGTGACATCTACACGGTCACCAGCCCCGATGACGTGGTCGATGAATCCGGCGGCGGCGGTTTGGACGTGGTCTATACCAGCGTCAGCTTCAACCTTGCCGATCCCCTCCATGCCAGGGGCGATATCGAGGATGTCTATCTGACCGGATCGGCGGATATCAATGCCACCGGCAATGCGCTCGACAATGCCCTGCTCGGCAATGCCGGCAACAATGTGCTCGATGGCGGCGCGGGCAATGATGTACTGATCGGCGGCGAGGGCGATGATACCCTGTTTGGCGGCGTCGGCGATGACCACTTGCTGGGCTCGAGCGGCAATGACCAGCTTCATGGCGGTGATGGCGACGACACGCTGGAAGGCGGCGACGGCAGTGACACGCTTTATGGCGGCGACGGCGATGACCTGCTGCATGGCGGTGCCGGAGATGATGTGCTCTATGGCGGTGATGGCGTTGATGAGCTCTTCGGCGAAGGTGGGGCCGATACGATGGTGGGCGGCAACGGCAACGATCTCTATTATGTCGATGATGCCGGCGACATTGTCGACGAGACCGGCACGGACGGCAATGATACGATCTTCACCACGATCAGCCTGAGCCTGGCGGAAGGGGATCATGTCAGGGGTCTGGTCGAGAACCTCCACCTGCTCGGCACCGACAATATCAACGGCACTGGCAATGACCTGAACAATGTCATCCTGGGCAATGTCGGCGACAACCAGCTTTTCGGCGGCAAGGGCGATGACACGCTCTCAGGCGACGTCGGCAATGACACGCTTTATGGCGGCGATGGCAATGACCTGGTGGGCGGGGATGATGGCAACGACATTCTCTATGGCGGTGCCGGCAAGGATTATCTCAACGGCGGCACCGGCAATGATACGCTTTTTGGCGATGCCGGGGACGATCATCTGCAGGGCGGCAGCGGCGACGACACGCTTTATGGCGGTGATGGCAATGACATTCTGGATGGCGGAACCGGCCAGGACCTGATGCAGGGCGGCAAGGGGGATGACGCCTACTGGGTGGATTCCGCCTATGACGTGGTCGATGAAACCGGCGGCGACGGCATCGACACGGTCTATGCCTCGATCTCCTGGAGTCTTGCCGAATCCGGACATGTAAAGGGTCAGGTCGAGAACCTGACCCTGACCGGCAGCGACAATATCGACGGCACCGGCAATGATCTCGACAATGTCCTGACCGGCAATGCGGGCAACAACACGCTGGATGGCGGTGCGGGCAATGACACGCTCTTTGGCGGCGCGGGCGATGACCACTTGCTGGGCTCGAGCGGCAATGACCAGCTTCATGGCGGTGATGGCGACGACACGCTGGAAGGCGGCGACGGCAGTGACACGCTTTATGGCGGCGACGGCGATGACCTGCTGCATGGCGGTGCCGGAGATGATGTGCTCTATGGCGGTGATGGCGTTGATGAGCTCTTCGGCGAAGGTGGGGCCGATACGATGGTGGGCGGCAACGGCAACGATCTCTATTATGTCGATGATGCCGGCGACATTGTCGACGAGACCGGCACGGACGGCAATGATACGATCTTCACCACGATCAGCCTGAGCCTGGCGGAAGGGGATCATGTCAGGGGTCTGGTCGAGAACCTCCACCTGCTCGGCACCGACAATATCAACGGCACCGGCAATGACCTGAACAATGTCATCCTGGGCAATGTCGGCGACAACCAGCTTTTCGGCGGCAAGGGCGATGACACGCTCTCAGGCGACGTCGGCAATGACACGCTTTATGGCGGCGATGGCAATGACCTGGTGGGCGGGGATGATGGCAACGACATTCTCTATGGCGGTGCCGGCAAGGATTATCTCAACGGCGGCACCGGCAATGATACGCTTTTTGGCGATGCCGGGGACGATCATCTGCAGGGCGGCAGCGGCGACGACACGCTTTATGGCGGTGATGGCAATGACATTCTGGATGGCGGAACCGGCCAGGACCTGATGCAGGGCGGCAAGGGGGATGACGCCTACTGGGTGGATTCCGCCTATGACGTGGTCGATGAAACCGGCGGCGACGGCATCGACACGGTCTATGCCTCGATCTCCTGGAGTCTTGCCGAATCCGGACATGTAAAGGGTCAGGTCGAGAACCTGACCCTGACCGGCAGCGACAATATCGACGGCACCGGCAATGATCTCGACAATGTCCTGACCGGCAATGCGGGCAACAACACGCTGGATGGCGGTGCGGGCAATGACACGCTCTTTGGCGGCGCGGGCGATGACCACTTGCTGGGCTCGAGCGGCAATGACCAGCTTCATGGCGGTGATGGCGACGACACGCTGGAAGGCGGCGACGGCAGTGACACGCTTTATGGCGGCGACGGCGATGACCTGCTGCATGGCGGTGCCGGAGATGATGTGCTCTATGGCGGTGATGGCGTTGATTTGCTTTATGGCGGCGCGGGCGATGACTTGCTCTATGGCGGCGATGGGGCTGACACGCTTTCGGGCGGGGATGGTTTCGACGTGCTCTCCGGGGGCGCGGGCAATGACACGCTTTATGGTGGCGATGGCGGCGACCAGCTGGATGGCGGCACCGGTGTGGACCAGATGGCAGGCGGTCGCGGCGACGACATCTATTTTGTCGACAACGCCTTTGATACGGTCGACGAGACCGGGGGCGATGGCGAAGACAGCGTCTATTCCTCCGTCAGCTTCAACCTCGCCGATGGTGTCCAGGCGAAGGGGGATGTCGAGGAGGTCTGGCTGACCGGCCAGAACGATATCGACGCGACCGGCAATGGCCTCAACAACGTGCTCACCGGCAATGATGGCAACAACCATCTCTATGGCGGTGCCGGTGACGACACGCTGTTCGGCGGTGCCGGCATCGACGTGCTGAATGGCGGTGACGGCAATGACAAGCTCTATGGCGGCACCGGCAATGACGGGCTCGATGGCGGCGCGGGCAATGACACGCTGGATGGCGGCGCTGGTGAAGACGGTCTGTCGGGAGGTTCGGGCAATGACACACTCTCCGGCGGTGCCGGAGCAGACTTTCTGTTCGGCGGGGATGGCAATGACATCCTGAACGGCGGCGAAGGCAGCGATGTCATAAACGGCGGCAAGGGGGATGACGCCTACTGGGTGGATTCCGCCTATGACGTGGTCGATGAAACCGGCGGCGACGGCATCGACACGGTCTATGCCTCGATCTCCTGGAACCTTGCCGAATCCGGACATGTAAAGGGTCAGGTCGAGAACCTGACCCTGACCGGCAGCGACAATATCGACGGCACCGGCAATGATCTCGACAATGTCCTGACCGGCAATGACGCAAGCAACAATCTCTATGGCGGCAAGGGCGATGATACGCTGAGTGGCCTCAGGGGCAATGACAGTCTTTACGGCGGCGATGGGGCTGACACGCTCTTCGGTGGCGACGGGCTGGATGATCTGCATGGCGGCGCGGGCGATGATGCGCTGCATGGCGGGGATGGCACCGATTATCTCGATGGCGACGACGGGCAGGATCAGCTCTACGGCGATGCCGGCGACGATTTTCTGGCAGGCGATGCCGGCAATGACACGCTTCGGGGTGGCGCGGGCAATGACGAACTCGACGGCGGGACCGGGGCCGACACGCTCTACGGCGGCTCTGGCAATGACACCTATTGGGTGGATTCCGACAATGATGTGGTCGATGAGACAGGCGCGAGCGGCACGGATATCGTCTATTCCTGGATCAGCTTCGACCTGTCGGACACTGCGCATGTCAAGGGCGACGTGGAAAATCTCGGGCTGGTCGGCAAGGCAAATCTCAATGCCACCGGCAACGGGCTCGGCAATGTCATCTCCGGCAATGACGGCAGCAATCAGCTGCATGGCGGCGGGGGCAATGACACGCTCTACGGCGGCCTTGGCAATGACACGCTCTATGGCGACGAGGGCAATGACACGCTGAACGGCGGCGCGGGCAAGGATGCGCTTTCCGGCGGCGTCGGAAATGACGGGCTCATTGGTGGCGATGGCGATGACAGGCTGGATGGAGGCCAGGGCGATGACCGGATGTCCGGCGGCAACGGAAACGACATCTATCTAGTTGATTCCGCAGGTGACTTTGTCGATGAGGCCGGCAGTGGCGGCATCGATACGGTGCTGTCTTCCGTCAGCTTCACCCTCGGTGCGGGGGTAGAGAACCTGACGCTGACCGGCAGCGACAAGATCAACGGCTCCGGCAACAGCCTCGCCAATGTGCTGATCGGCAATGCCGGGCAGAACAGCCTCAACGGCGGGGCGGGCGATGACCGGATGTCCGGCGGTCTCGGCAATGACATCCTGACCGGCGGGACGGGCAGGGACAGCTTCGTCTTCGACACCGCGCTGAACGGCAAAACCAATGTCGACCGGATCACCGATTTCTCGGTGGCTGACGATACGGTCCTGCTCGATCACCACATCTTCACGTCGCTGCATGTCGGGGCACTGCTTGCCTCCGGTTTTGCGGCGCGGGCGGGCGGTCTGGCAACCCATGCGGGCGAGCGCATCGTCTATGACAGCAGCAGCGGCAAGCTCTGGTACGACGCCGATGGCAGTGGCAGCGGGGCCGCAATCCAGATTGCGACCCTCACGGCCCATCTGAAACTGACCGCGCTGGATTTCCAGGTCTTCTGA
- a CDS encoding S9 family peptidase — MSVFKDLPEAPVAMKKPVSDTNHGVTRVDDYGWMRAAEWQAMFHDPSILEPEIRAHLEAENAYMKAAMADTEGLQKQLFAEMKGRIKEDDSSVPVPDGPHAYGSLFVTGGEQPHFFRTPRDGGAQETLLDGDLEAAGKPYFRIGIFDHARDHRTALWSHDDKGSEYFTLRIRDLETGTDLDDIVEHTDGDGVFAPDGKSYFYALLDENHRPSKIFHHVIGTPQASDRLVYEEADPAFFMSVGGSMLDDVIYIQVNDHETSETRLIPTGDLHAEPKLVAARQTGIEYSMTEGGDVFFIRTNVGNAKDFRICAAPVDHPEPENWVEVVPHEPGRLILSHAAYKRHLTWIERRDGLPRIMIHDRESGAEHAIAFAEEAYSLGLQGAAEYDTDVIRFSYSSMTTPNQLYDYNMATRERALLKTQDVPSGHRPEDYVTRRIFARAEDGAEVPVTLLYRRETALDGSAPCLLYGYGAYGISIPASFSTNALSLADRGFVYAIAHVRGGKDKGYQWYEDGKMGKKMNSFTDFIAAADHLVAGNFTRHGRIVAEGGSAGGLLMGAIANLAPEKFGGVIAAVPFVDALTTILDDSLPLTPPEWTEWGNPVTSAEHYGWMAAYSPYDNVGPKPYPPILALAGLTDPRVTYWEPAKWVAKLRAHTTGTAPILLKTNMDAGHGGASGRFQRLEETALEYAFAIKVTGKVTGKAQGGQHPAG, encoded by the coding sequence TTGTCCGTTTTCAAAGATCTGCCCGAAGCCCCGGTGGCGATGAAAAAGCCGGTTTCCGATACGAACCACGGCGTCACCCGCGTCGATGACTATGGCTGGATGCGGGCTGCCGAGTGGCAGGCGATGTTTCATGATCCCTCCATCCTGGAGCCGGAGATCCGCGCCCATCTGGAGGCCGAGAATGCCTATATGAAGGCGGCGATGGCCGATACCGAGGGGTTGCAGAAGCAGCTTTTTGCCGAGATGAAGGGCCGCATCAAGGAGGATGACAGTTCCGTGCCGGTGCCGGACGGGCCCCATGCCTATGGCTCGCTGTTTGTCACCGGCGGCGAGCAGCCGCATTTCTTCCGCACGCCGCGCGACGGCGGGGCGCAGGAGACGCTGCTGGACGGCGATCTCGAAGCCGCCGGCAAGCCCTATTTCCGCATCGGCATTTTCGACCATGCCCGCGACCACCGCACCGCGCTCTGGAGCCATGACGACAAGGGTTCGGAATATTTCACCCTGCGCATCCGCGATCTCGAAACCGGCACCGATCTCGACGACATCGTCGAACATACCGATGGCGACGGGGTATTTGCCCCAGACGGCAAGAGCTATTTCTATGCACTGCTCGACGAGAACCACCGGCCGTCGAAAATCTTCCACCACGTGATCGGCACGCCGCAGGCGAGCGACCGGCTGGTCTACGAGGAAGCCGATCCGGCCTTCTTCATGAGCGTCGGCGGCTCGATGCTCGATGATGTCATCTATATCCAGGTCAATGACCACGAAACCTCTGAAACCCGGCTGATCCCGACCGGCGATCTTCACGCCGAGCCGAAGCTGGTGGCCGCCCGCCAGACCGGCATCGAATATTCGATGACCGAGGGCGGCGATGTCTTCTTCATCCGCACCAACGTGGGGAATGCCAAGGATTTTCGCATCTGCGCCGCGCCTGTCGACCATCCGGAACCGGAAAACTGGGTGGAGGTGGTGCCGCATGAGCCGGGCCGGCTGATCCTCAGCCATGCCGCCTACAAGCGCCACCTCACCTGGATCGAGCGGCGCGATGGCCTGCCGCGCATCATGATCCACGATCGCGAGAGCGGTGCCGAACACGCGATTGCCTTTGCCGAGGAGGCCTATTCGCTGGGCCTGCAGGGGGCCGCCGAATATGACACGGATGTCATCCGCTTTTCCTATTCCTCGATGACCACCCCGAACCAGCTCTATGACTACAACATGGCGACCCGCGAGCGGGCGCTTTTGAAGACCCAGGACGTGCCATCAGGCCACCGGCCGGAGGATTACGTCACCCGCCGGATCTTCGCCCGGGCAGAGGACGGGGCCGAGGTGCCGGTGACGCTGCTCTACCGCCGCGAGACCGCCCTCGACGGTTCGGCGCCCTGCCTGCTCTATGGCTATGGCGCCTATGGCATTTCCATTCCGGCCTCGTTTTCCACCAATGCGCTGTCGCTGGCCGATCGCGGCTTCGTCTATGCCATCGCCCATGTCAGGGGCGGCAAGGACAAGGGCTATCAGTGGTATGAAGACGGCAAGATGGGCAAGAAGATGAATTCCTTCACGGATTTCATCGCCGCCGCCGATCATCTGGTTGCCGGAAACTTTACCCGTCATGGCCGGATCGTTGCCGAGGGCGGCTCTGCCGGCGGCCTGCTGATGGGGGCCATCGCCAATCTCGCGCCGGAAAAATTCGGTGGCGTGATTGCCGCCGTGCCCTTTGTCGATGCGCTCACCACCATTCTCGATGACAGCCTGCCGCTGACCCCGCCGGAATGGACGGAATGGGGCAATCCCGTCACCTCCGCCGAACATTACGGCTGGATGGCCGCCTATTCGCCCTATGACAATGTCGGGCCGAAACCCTATCCGCCGATCCTGGCGCTGGCGGGGCTTACCGATCCACGCGTCACCTACTGGGAACCGGCGAAATGGGTGGCAAAGCTGCGCGCCCACACCACCGGCACCGCCCCGATCCTGCTCAAGACCAACATGGATGCAGGCCATGGCGGCGCATCGGGCCGTTTCCAGCGGCTGGAGGAGACCGCGCTGGAATATGCCTTCGCGATCAAGGTGACGGGCAAGGTGACGGGCAAGGCGCAAGGCGGGCAGCATCCTGCGGGGTGA
- a CDS encoding metalloregulator ArsR/SmtB family transcription factor, whose product MTTYSDPLDQMFHALSDPTRRAILARLVEAGDASVSEVTAPFGMARPTLLKHVQVLEESGLIRTRKQGRVRLCRVEPQAIKTTEDWLVRQRRLWEQRLGQLDAYVLALSKTNETEEKDSDADHV is encoded by the coding sequence ATGACTACCTATTCAGACCCGCTTGACCAGATGTTTCATGCCCTGTCCGATCCGACCCGCCGGGCCATTCTGGCGCGGCTGGTGGAGGCGGGGGATGCGTCTGTATCGGAGGTGACGGCCCCCTTCGGGATGGCCAGGCCGACATTGCTCAAACATGTGCAGGTGTTGGAAGAATCGGGCCTGATCCGCACCCGGAAACAGGGGCGGGTGAGGCTGTGCCGGGTGGAGCCGCAGGCGATCAAGACGACAGAGGACTGGCTTGTCCGCCAGCGTCGCCTCTGGGAACAGCGGCTCGGCCAGCTTGATGCCTATGTGCTTGCGCTGAGCAAGACGAACGAGACTGAGGAGAAAGACAGCGATGCCGATCACGTTTGA
- a CDS encoding SRPBCC family protein: protein MPITFDPALDIGFHRFVPVPRQLMWRAWTEPEHLMKWFCPLPWKVTACEIDLRPGGAFSTVMEGPAGEKVDNASCILDVVPHARLVWTDGLLPGYRPRDGGFMTGCVSFEEAEGGTRYHAMALHKNPGDRNRHVAMGFEQGWGTALDQMVAMIRSQWM, encoded by the coding sequence ATGCCGATCACGTTTGACCCCGCCCTTGACATCGGGTTCCACCGTTTCGTGCCCGTGCCGCGCCAGCTGATGTGGCGGGCCTGGACGGAGCCGGAACATCTGATGAAATGGTTCTGCCCCCTGCCGTGGAAGGTCACCGCCTGCGAGATCGATCTTCGCCCCGGCGGGGCGTTCTCCACCGTGATGGAGGGGCCGGCCGGCGAAAAGGTCGACAATGCCAGCTGTATCCTGGATGTGGTTCCTCATGCCCGACTGGTCTGGACCGACGGTCTGCTCCCCGGCTACCGCCCGCGCGACGGCGGCTTCATGACCGGCTGCGTCAGCTTCGAGGAGGCCGAGGGCGGCACGCGTTACCACGCCATGGCGCTGCACAAGAATCCCGGGGACCGCAACAGGCATGTGGCCATGGGCTTCGAACAGGGCTGGGGCACCGCGCTGGATCAGATGGTGGCGATGATCCGGTCGCAGTGGATGTGA